TCGGCATCCACCATCCGCAGTCGTGCCACGTCGCGCAAGGGCGGCGCGCCGAAATTGCGGCTGTATTCGCGACTGAACTGCGAGGGACTTTCATAGCCCACGCGGTGCGCCGCCGTGGCGACGTCGCACAGGCCAGCCAGCAGCAGGCGGCGCGCCTCGTGCAGACGCAGTTGCTTCTGGTACTGCAGCGGGCTCATGGCCGTGATCGCGCGAAAATGATGATGCAGCGAGGACGCACTCATGTTCATCCGCGCGGCCAGCTCTTCGATGCGCAGGGGTTCGTCGTAGTGCCTGCGCAGCCATTCGATGGCGCGCGAAATCTGATGACTCTGGCTGCCCGACGTGGCGATCTGCGCCAGTCGCGGGCCCTGTTCACCGCTCAGCAGCCGATAAAGCAGTTCGCGCTCGATCAGCGGACCGAGCACCGCCAGGTCACGCGGCGCATCCAGCAGGCGCGCGAGGCGCAGCAGCGGATCGAGCAGGCCGCCATCGAGCGGGCTGATGGAAAGCCCGGATGCCGACGCCACGGCGGTGCGCGGCATGTTCACCTCGGGCAGCAGCTCGCGGATGCGCTGCACGTCCAGCCGGAAGGTCAGGCACAGGCACGGCTCGTCGCGCGATGCCCGCACCACCTGGGACGACACCGGCACATCCACGGCCGTCACCAGATAGGACTTCGGCTCATGCAGGAACGCCTGCTGCCCAAGCAGGATCTGCTTGGCGCCCTGCAGGGCGAGGCCGAGACCGGGCTCGTACATGGCGCAGGTCGGCACGCCAGTGGAATTGGCACGGAACAGCGAGAGCGCCGGCCAGGCGGTGGCATGCACGCCCTCTTCGGGCGCCAATTGTTCAAGCCTTGCTGTCAATTCCTCGCAATCCTGTGCGATACGCGCGGGAGCGAGGGCATGGGAAAGTTTATCGATCATGGACTTGCCATCGATTTGTACAGGACAAGATTGCCCGTTCCTGCACTGCATGGCGAGCCTCTCGGGACTGACCTTGCAGGATCAGGCAAGCATCTCGCAGGATCCGGCTACCTTGGCGTGCCGTGGGGCGGCCATACTGCGCCACCTCGCCGTACCGTCCCCAAGGAGTCATGCCATGACGTTTCCTACCCGCGGCTATGCCGCCCAGTCCGCCACCACGCCGCTGGCCCCGTTCCAGTTCGAGCGCCGCGCGCCTCGCCCGGATGACGTAGTGATCGACATCCTCTACTGCGGCGTCTGCCACTCGGACATCCATCAGGCGCGCAATGAATGGCACGGCAGCATGTATCCCATGGTGCCCGGCCATGAAATCGTCGGTCGCGTCAGCGCCGTGGGCAGTGCCGTGACGAAATTCAAGGCAGGCGACACCGTGGGCGTCGGCTGCATGGTCGATTCCTGCCAGCACTGCGCCTCGTGCAACACCGGCCTCGAGCAGTACTGCGAGCAAGGCGCCACCTGGACCTACAACGACAAGGATCGCCAGGACGGCTCACTGACCTTCGGCGGCTATTCCGAGCGCATCGTGGTGTCGGACAAGTTCGTGGTGTCCATCTCCGACAAGCTGGACCTGAAGGCCGCCGCCCCGCTGCTGTGCGCCGGCATCACCACGTGGTCGCCACTGCGCCACTGGAACATCGGCAAGGGCAGCAAGATCGCCGTGATCGGCCTGGGCGGCCTGGGCCACATGGGCCTGAAGTTCGCCAAGGCGATGGGCGCCGACGTCACCTTGTTCACCCGTTCGCCAGGCAAGGAAGAGGAAGCACGCCGCCTGGGCGCGGACCACGTGGTGCTGTCGACCGATGCCCAGCAGATGGCCGCCGTCGCGCGCCAGTTCGAATTCATCCTCGACACGGTGCCCTCCCCGCATGACCTCAACCCGTACCTGGACACGCTCGCCATCAACGGCGTGATCTGCCTGGTCGGCCTGCTCGAACCGCTGGAGCCGGCCGTGCAGACGGCCAAGGTGATCCTGGGCCGCCGCTCCATCTCGGGCTCGGCCATCGGCGGCATCGGCGAGACGCAGGAGATGCTCGACTTCTGCGCCGAGCACGGCATCGTCAGCGACATCGAAGTGATCGACATGAAGGACATCAACGCCGCGTACGAGCGCGTCGTGAAGAGTGACGTCCGCTATCGCTTCGTGATCGACATGGCTTCGTTGAAAGCGGCCTGATTCACGAGTCACCAGCAGAACTCGATGGCACTTCGACATCCGTCATCCCGGCGAAGGCCGGGATCCAGTGGCGACAACCGATGAAAGTGCAAGGCACCTATCAGGACTGACGTCACTGGAATCCGGCCTTCGCCGCAATGACAGGTTTGTGATGTGGAGGAGTTTTGCAGGCAACGCCATATCCAGGGCGACGCTGATCGCCCTCTTGCCCCGCCAAACCGGCCCTTACACGGCCGGTTTTGTTTTGGCACCCAGATGCCGGCTGGCCTCGTGCGCCTCGCGCAGGCGCCGCGCGTGCGCCTTGAGCAGGTCGCCACGCGTGATGATACCCACCATGCGGCGCCCGTCCGGCGCCACCACGACCAGCCGACCCACGTCGGCTTCGACCATATGGTCGGCGGCCTCGCGCAGCGTGTGGTCCTCGCGCACCACGATGGGCGCACGACTCAACAGCGATTGCACCGTGGCATCGGCGGGCGTACTGGCACGCAGCAGGTCCCGACGGGTTAGCACGCCCAGCAGATGACCATCGCCGTCCACCACCGGGAAGCCCTGATGCTTCGCCGGCGCCGTGTCCGTCGCCAGCCACGCCTGCACCTCGCCCACCGTCTCCATGGCGCGCAGGCTGACCACCTGGCGGCTGCAGGCGTCGCCCACGGCAATACGCTCCAGCCAGTCCGCCGCGTACTCCGCCGGCACGCGCACGCCGCGGCGCGCGATCTTCTCGGTCATGATCGTGTTGCGCATCATCAGCCCCGAAACCAGGTAGGCCGCGGCGCACGCGCCCAGCAGGGGCAGCAGGCCATGCGGCTGCTGCGTGGTTTCGAAAGCGAACACCACCGAGGTGAGGAACGCACGCGAGGCGCCCGCGAAAATCGCCGCCATGCACACCAGAGCGGCCACGCGCGGATCCACGTGCAGCCACGGCATCCACATCACGCACAGCAGGCCCAGTACGCCACCCAGCGCACTGCCGATGGTGAACAGCGGCGCGAGCGTGCCGCCCGACGTGCCGCTGCCCAGCGCCACCGACCATGACAGCAGCTTCATCAGGCACAACGACAACATGCCAGCCAGACCGATCTGGCCGGCGATCAGCGCACCGATGTTGGTGTAGCCCACGCCCAGCGTGGCTGGCATGAAGTAACCCACGACACCCACCACGACACCGCCGATGGCGGGCCACCACATCCAGTGGATGGGCAGCTTCTCGAAGCCATCCTCGATGGCATAGGTGAGCTTGGTGATGCCGACGCTCGCCACGCCAGTGATGATGCCCATCAGGATATAGGCCACCACCGCGCTCAGCGTCGGCGTATCGACGGTCGGCATCGGGAACATCGGCTCGTTGCCTTCCAGCATGTAGCGCACACCGGTGCCCATGACGGCAGCGAGCGCCACCGGAATCAGCGAACGGGCGCGGCGTTCGAACAGCAACAGCTCGATGGACAGCAGCACCGAGGAAATCGGCGCCGAGAACACCGCCGCCATGCCAGCCGCCGCACCCGCGGCAAGCAGCGTCTTGCGCTCATCGGCTGTCACGCGCAGCAGCTGGCCGATCAGCGAGCCTAGCGCGCCGCCGGTGGCGATGATCGGACCCTCGGCGCCGAACGGGCCACCGGTGCCTATGGCAATGGCCGAGGACACCGGCTTCAGCCAGGTAATGCGCGGCGGAATCTTGCTCTCGTTGAGCAACACCTGCTCCATCGCCTCGGGGATGCCGTGGCCGCGAATGGCGCGCGAGCCCCAGCGCGCCATCGCACCGACGATCAGGCCGCCGACCACCGGCACGGCGACCACCCACAGGCCCAGGTGGTTGCCCGCCGGGCTGCTGAACTCCGTGCTGATGCGGCCGTAGAACGCGAGGTTGGTGACCAGCCCGATCAACGCCGTCAGCAGGCGCGCCACCCCAGCCACGACCGACCCCAGCAGCATCGCAAGGAAGCAGATCCACAACACCCGGCGCCCCAGCGGCCGGAAACGGCGCGGCATATGAGCGTCGCTGAGCGTGGGATCCAGCGATGGGGCAAGCGGAAGCGCCGCACGCGAGTGCGGGTCAGAAGGCTTTTCGGGGTGCATCGGGAGAGCCCGTCGGGTGTAAGCCGCGGAAGATTACGCGGATATGCGCCCGATAGCTGGCTGGAAAATGAACGGAATTTCTCGCGTCAGCCAGCCAGGGGCGGCGCCTTGGGTGCGTTCCACCCCAGCGCGTTGTAGACCTCGTAACGCAGGATGCCCAGATACTCGTGCAGCGTGGCGTCCATCACGAAGAAATCCCACGAGTCTGGCGCCACTTCGCGGCGGGTATTGATCCAGTCGCCCGCCACCGGCTGCGGCACGATGCCGAAGTGCGCGAAGTACAGCAGCGAGCGGCGCAGGTGGATGGCCGACGTGACCAGCACGATATGCTGGGGCGCGTACGCGACCAGGATGGGGCGGGCGAACTGGGCGTTCTGCCACGTGCTCATGCTGAGGGACTCGAGCGACATGTCAGCCTCCGGAACGCCGAGCGAGCGCAGCGCCCTGCCGTAGACCACGGCCTCCGGCTCGCCGTGATCCTGCGAGTCGCCACCGCTGACCACTAGGTGGCATTCCTTGCCCGCCGCCTTGCAGGCGCGATACAGCTGGGCAGCGCGCAACAGACGGCCATCGACAAAGAACGACGGCTGCAATGCCTGGTCGCCCGCCACGGCAGTGCCAGCGCCAAGCATCACGATGGCGTTACGCGGCGCCCACGCAATGGCGGGGTCCACCTCATAGGCACCTTGCAAACTCCTCGTCAGCAGGCGTGGCAGCGCACCACAACCGATACCGAAGAACAGCAACACAGCCAACCCCAACACGATGCGGGCGATCTTTCGCCAACGCCGCCGATGCAGCCACGCGGCCAACAGCAGCAGCACGAGCAGGACGGTGAGCATCGGAATTCCCTGTTCCACGGAAAGGCATGGCATCTTAGGGCCTTACAACACAACGAGGCGATAGCTCACGGCCTTGTTGCGTTCCGACTGATGGACACGCCGTCAATCCGGTGGGCGGAAGACGGAGCAACCCAGGGACCCGGTTCATGGCCACACTCGTTTTTGTGCACGGCTGGAGCGTGACCAACACGTCCACCTATGGTGCCCTGCCCCGTCAACTCCAGGCGCAGGCAGCCGCCGCCGGCGTCGCGCTGAACGTGGCCGACATCTGGCTCTCGGAATATGTGAGCTTCGACGATGCGGTGACCATGCCCGACGTAGTGCGCGCCTTTGATCACGCGCTGCGCGACCTGCATCTGCAGGATGCGAGCTTCGCCTGCATCACCCACTCCACTGGCGGGCCGGTGGTACGCGAATGGCTGCGCGCGCAACGCGAGCGCCCAGGCGCCTTCAGCACCATCCGCCTCACCCACCTGATGATGCTGGCGCCCGCCAATTTCGGCTCAGCCCTCGCCCAACTGGGCAAGGGCGTGCTCGGCCAGTTGCGCGCCTGGGCAGGCGGCGTGGAGCCGGGGCAGCGCATTCTCGACTGGCTGGAACTGGGCAGTGCCGAGTCGCTGTCGCTCAACCTCGACCATATCCACGGCGACGACCCCGCTTGGCGCGGCCAGTTCCTGTTCGTGCTCACCGGCGACCGTCCGGACCGCTCGCTGTACGATCACCTCAACAGCTACACCGGCGAGGATGGTTCCGATGGCGTGGTGCGTATGGCGGCGGCGAACCTCAACGCACGCCATGCCGTGCTCGCACGGGAGGACGGCGGTGACGGCAGCACCCTCACGCTCAATGTCACGACGGCACCACGGACGGCCTTCAAGCTGATACCCGATGCCTCCCACTCCGGAGCCGAACAGGGCGTCATGGCATCGGCGCCGGCAGCCGCGGTGGATGCGCTGCTGCGTTGCATGCTGGTGCGCGACGACGCCGGCTACCAAGCGTTGTGCGATGCCTTCGAAAGCGAGAACGCGCAGCGCGACGCGCAGCGGGTCGAACTGGAACCCGTCGGGCCGTTCCCTTCACGCGTGCATATCCACGACCCCCGCAGCATGCTCATCGTCCGCCTAACCGACGAAGGCGGCGAACCCCTGACCGGGACGCGCTGGCTGCTCAAGGCGGGGACGCCCCCGAACCCCGACTGGATGCCCCAGGGTTTCATGCTCGATCGGCAGGCCAACAGCCGGCAACGCCACGTCGTCACGTTCTTCCTCAATCACGCGCTGCTGGCCGGCTCGCCCCGCATTCCCCACCCCGGGAACAATCGCCGCAACCTGCGTGCCGCGACGCGCAGCCATCGCCCCTACAGCGCCACCGTCGAACCGCGCGACCTGCACGGCCTGGTACATCACGCGATCGCCGCCACCGCCGCAAAGGATGATCTTTTCCAGATCGTCGCCCCACACCAGACCACCGTGCTGGACGTGGTCTTGCCCCGCCTGGTGCGCGAGGGCGTATTCCGGCTTACGCAAACGGCCGTGCCGGAAGATTTCAGCCACCCCGTGTTGGGCGCACCGATTCCCTGAGCATGGCACCCCTGGCCGAATGGGCTATGCGCCCAGCGGTGACATGGCGCTGACTCGCATGGCATAGTCGCAAGAACTTGCGCAGACGAAACAGCAAGGACGCAGCCAGACACGACTGGCCGCCCACAGGGAGCAAGCCATGAACAAACTCATTCTGCTGGCCGTACTGGCCGGCCTCGCCTGGTGGTATTTCGACTATAGCCACCGCCTGACCGAAACCCAGATCCGCGCCGCCTATGAGGCAGACACGGACGCCCTGCGCCGCTTCGATGCAGACAGCCTGTGCGCACGCATGGACGACGACTTTTCCGCCGAACAGACCTCACGGCAAGGCGACCACACCACCCAGCTGCACTACGACAAGCCCGGCCTGTGCGCCGAACTTCGAAAATCGGTGGATGCCATGCAGCGCCTGAGCGCAGCCACCGGAGGCCGCTTTGCCCTGGACATCCAGCAGGAGGTGAAGGCCATCGAACTGTCGACGGACCGCAAGCACGCCACCGTGCAGACCGTGTCCACCATCCGGCTGGGCGACATGACCCTGGCGCGCGATCGCACCACCGAGCACCTGATCCGCCGCAACGGGCACATCCTCAGTACGGGCGGTGAATCCCGGACCTGGGCCTATACGCCCCAATAACGGTTCGTCTTAACCCCGGCACGCCCCTTGCCCCGTTTCACCGGCATGCACAGGTCGATGAAGCCACCGTTCCATGCCCACACCCTCGCGGCCGTCTTCCGTCACCGCGCACGCTGACGCTTACCGTGGGGGCCGCTTTGCCTTAACCTCGCCGCCCATGGACGCCTCCGTGGATGATGACGCAACGCTCATGCTTGCCTATGCGCGAGGCAACACGGCTGCGTTCGACACGCTGTATGCGCGCCACCGGGGTGCGCTGTATCGATTCCTGCTGCGTACCGCGCGGGATCCGCAACTGGCCGAAGAGCTGTTCCAGGAAACCTGGAGCCGCGTCATCGCGTCGCGCACGCGCTATGCGCCGCAGGCGAAATTCACCACCTGGTTACTGCAGATCGCGCATAACCTGCTGATCGACCATCATCGCCGCAAGCGCCCTGTCGCCACCGGCGAAGAAGCGGAGCGCGTCTTCGAGCACACCGCTGCCCAGGAACACGAACAGCCCGAGCACGTGCTGTCCGACTTCGAACGCCGGCGCCGCCTGCAGATGGCCATCGAGCAACTGCCTGACGAGCAACGCACCGCCGTATTGCTGCGACTGGAAAACGACCTGAGCGTGGAGGAGATCGCCGAAGTCACCGGCGTCGGCCGCGAAACCGCCAAATCGCGACTGCGCTATGCCATGAACCGTTTACGCGAACAGCTGGCCGAATGAGCACGCACGACCACGACAACGACGCACTGCCGGGCGAGGACGAGCTCAAGGCGCTCTACCGCAGCTTGCCGCGCAAGGAGCCATCGCCCGAACTGGATCGCACGATCAAGCGCGCGGCAGCGGATGCCGTGCGCCCCGCGCATCGCCGCTCCGCGCCGCGCTGGCCCTTTGCCGCCGCCAGTGCGGCGATGGTCGTGGTGGCCGCGGGACTGGGCTGGCGCATGATGCAGCAACCGTCGAGCGTGCCGCAGGTACCGGTGGCGAGCAGCGTATCCGCCCGCAGCGCTCCGGCGGCTGCCCCGGTATCTGCAATGCCTGCTGCGCCACCGTCGACACCAGCCCTCGCGAACACGACTGCACCCATCACCCCCCTTGCCGCCAAATCGGCTCCGCAGGTGCCAGCGCTGCTGCCGTCCGGGCACGAGAACATCCGCTCGGCGGTGAAGCCGAAGGTCGTTTCGCCTGCGCCCGCCCCGGCTCCACCGCCAGCGATCGTGGAAGAGTCCACGGGCGCAATACCGGCTCCGCAGGAGAACATCGCGACAACGCCGGCTACGGTGCCTGCACCCGCTCCGCCGCCACCCGCACCACCGGCACCACCCGTGCAGGCACAGGCCGCACCCGCCGTCATCGCAGCGGCGCCGTACGCGAATACCGCCGATGCGGCATCGGCAGCCCCCGCGGCCGCCTTGCCCCTGCGGCAGGGTTATCGTGCCTCGGCCATGAAGTCGATGACGCCCGCCGCGCCCATGCAGCCAGCACCCATGCCCGCATCGGACGCCACCGCCCCGAATCCCTCGGATACGCCCGCGCAGGAGCTGGACAAGATCCGCCTGCTCTTCGCATGGCATCGCCACGACGAGGCCATGCAGCGCCTTGCCGCCTTCCAGAAAGCGCACCCGGACATGCCCCTGCCCGACGACTTGCGAGCACAACTGCCCGGCCATGAGTGACACGCTGTACACCCTTGCCGGCCGCTGCCAGCATGGCGAGGACATCAAGAAGAGCCGTTTTCTCGCGCTGGCCGCGCCCATCCAGAGCCCGGAACAGGCGCTGGCCTTCGTGCGCGAGGTCAGCGACCTGGCCGCCACGCACAATTGCTGGGCCTACCGCATCGGCCAGGACTATCGCTTCAACGACGATGGCGAACCCGGCGGCACCGCGGGGCGCCCCATCCTGCAGGCTATCGAAGGCCAGGGCATCGACAGCGCCGTAGTGGTGGTGACGCGCTGGTACGGCGGCATCAAGCTCGGCGCGGGCGGACTGGTGCGCGCCTACGGCGGCACGGCCGCGGAATGCCTGCGTCGCGCGGAGCGGATCCCCATCGTCGCCATGGCGCGACTGGCCGTGCACAGCAATTTCGCAGAACTGGCGCTGCTCAAGGCGCGCCTGCGTGAACTGGAGGCGGACATCACGCGCGAAACCTTCGGCACGGACGGCGTGGACCTGGAAATACAGCTGCCTGCCCACCGCGTGGCAGAGGCGCAGGCGCGTGTCGTCGATATCAGCCGGGGCCGCCACACCGCCAGGCTTCTGGATTGAATCACCGACAATCCGCCCCACCTACAGTAAGTTGCCCGGTCGCCGTCC
This genomic interval from Dyella japonica A8 contains the following:
- a CDS encoding AraC family transcriptional regulator, which produces MIDKLSHALAPARIAQDCEELTARLEQLAPEEGVHATAWPALSLFRANSTGVPTCAMYEPGLGLALQGAKQILLGQQAFLHEPKSYLVTAVDVPVSSQVVRASRDEPCLCLTFRLDVQRIRELLPEVNMPRTAVASASGLSISPLDGGLLDPLLRLARLLDAPRDLAVLGPLIERELLYRLLSGEQGPRLAQIATSGSQSHQISRAIEWLRRHYDEPLRIEELAARMNMSASSLHHHFRAITAMSPLQYQKQLRLHEARRLLLAGLCDVATAAHRVGYESPSQFSREYSRNFGAPPLRDVARLRMVDAEPVP
- a CDS encoding RNA polymerase sigma factor, whose amino-acid sequence is MDASVDDDATLMLAYARGNTAAFDTLYARHRGALYRFLLRTARDPQLAEELFQETWSRVIASRTRYAPQAKFTTWLLQIAHNLLIDHHRRKRPVATGEEAERVFEHTAAQEHEQPEHVLSDFERRRRLQMAIEQLPDEQRTAVLLRLENDLSVEEIAEVTGVGRETAKSRLRYAMNRLREQLAE
- a CDS encoding chloride channel protein, encoding MPRRFRPLGRRVLWICFLAMLLGSVVAGVARLLTALIGLVTNLAFYGRISTEFSSPAGNHLGLWVVAVPVVGGLIVGAMARWGSRAIRGHGIPEAMEQVLLNESKIPPRITWLKPVSSAIAIGTGGPFGAEGPIIATGGALGSLIGQLLRVTADERKTLLAAGAAAGMAAVFSAPISSVLLSIELLLFERRARSLIPVALAAVMGTGVRYMLEGNEPMFPMPTVDTPTLSAVVAYILMGIITGVASVGITKLTYAIEDGFEKLPIHWMWWPAIGGVVVGVVGYFMPATLGVGYTNIGALIAGQIGLAGMLSLCLMKLLSWSVALGSGTSGGTLAPLFTIGSALGGVLGLLCVMWMPWLHVDPRVAALVCMAAIFAGASRAFLTSVVFAFETTQQPHGLLPLLGACAAAYLVSGLMMRNTIMTEKIARRGVRVPAEYAADWLERIAVGDACSRQVVSLRAMETVGEVQAWLATDTAPAKHQGFPVVDGDGHLLGVLTRRDLLRASTPADATVQSLLSRAPIVVREDHTLREAADHMVEADVGRLVVVAPDGRRMVGIITRGDLLKAHARRLREAHEASRHLGAKTKPAV
- a CDS encoding IMPACT family protein — encoded protein: MSDTLYTLAGRCQHGEDIKKSRFLALAAPIQSPEQALAFVREVSDLAATHNCWAYRIGQDYRFNDDGEPGGTAGRPILQAIEGQGIDSAVVVVTRWYGGIKLGAGGLVRAYGGTAAECLRRAERIPIVAMARLAVHSNFAELALLKARLRELEADITRETFGTDGVDLEIQLPAHRVAEAQARVVDISRGRHTARLLD
- a CDS encoding NAD(P)-dependent alcohol dehydrogenase — protein: MTFPTRGYAAQSATTPLAPFQFERRAPRPDDVVIDILYCGVCHSDIHQARNEWHGSMYPMVPGHEIVGRVSAVGSAVTKFKAGDTVGVGCMVDSCQHCASCNTGLEQYCEQGATWTYNDKDRQDGSLTFGGYSERIVVSDKFVVSISDKLDLKAAAPLLCAGITTWSPLRHWNIGKGSKIAVIGLGGLGHMGLKFAKAMGADVTLFTRSPGKEEEARRLGADHVVLSTDAQQMAAVARQFEFILDTVPSPHDLNPYLDTLAINGVICLVGLLEPLEPAVQTAKVILGRRSISGSAIGGIGETQEMLDFCAEHGIVSDIEVIDMKDINAAYERVVKSDVRYRFVIDMASLKAA
- a CDS encoding YdcF family protein, yielding MLTVLLVLLLLAAWLHRRRWRKIARIVLGLAVLLFFGIGCGALPRLLTRSLQGAYEVDPAIAWAPRNAIVMLGAGTAVAGDQALQPSFFVDGRLLRAAQLYRACKAAGKECHLVVSGGDSQDHGEPEAVVYGRALRSLGVPEADMSLESLSMSTWQNAQFARPILVAYAPQHIVLVTSAIHLRRSLLYFAHFGIVPQPVAGDWINTRREVAPDSWDFFVMDATLHEYLGILRYEVYNALGWNAPKAPPLAG